In Botrytis cinerea B05.10 chromosome 6, complete sequence, the following proteins share a genomic window:
- the Bcmrps8 gene encoding Bcmrps8 has protein sequence MSLVTLSHVSSHLQNASKARLGLTSVPSSNMILTLMLSLQSSGFLSSVTRGGLTPPPMDELSTYVPEPVTQRNISSRRLWLGMKYWNNEPVLSEMSMISKPTKRIWMDVEGLSKIVRGKDANFVRGLRKPGECIYITTSSGIMEARECVERKVGGMLLCRVV, from the coding sequence atgtCTCTCGTCACTCTCTCTCACGTATCatcacatcttcaaaatgcCTCTAAAGCTCGACTTGGGCTCACTTCGGTTCCTTCCTCGAACATGATCCTCACTCTCATGCTCAGTCTCCAATCCTCTGGGTTCCTTTCTTCTGTCACCCGTGGTGGCCTCACTCCTCCTCCCATGGATGAATTATCCACATATGTACCAGAACCTGTTACGCAGCGAAACATCTCATCAAGGAGGTTGTGGTTGGGAATGAAGTACTGGAATAATGAGCCGGTGTTGAGTGAAATGTCAATGATCAGTAAGCCTACAAAGAGAATTTGGATGGATGTCGAGGGACTTTCGAAAATTGTAAGGGGAAAGGACGCAAACTTTGTGCGGGGTTTGAGAAAACCGGGAGAGTGTATCTATATCACCACATCGAGTGGAATCATGGAAGCAAGAGAATGCGTAGAGAGGAAGGTGGGTGGTATGCTTTTATGCAGAGTCGTATAG
- the BcfluG gene encoding BcfluG has protein sequence MERLICAIRTTPFIDGRGRPLLIPSSKTKQSLLGITTEANGDAHSTSAHSRATNQLADILDCPPTWNDISIAIAKENEKPGYVWTKQCLKGIETIILDDCSSTENNAFDFLWHDGLTENKCRKIVRIENLASDIVDRNINLLAISEDTFFDSVVEELQKGINDALSDIDVVGFISAICYRTRPDIPWVCPLEMVKLTLMQCIWKQEAEGHGRFKGFDCQILNSWIVHLTAGLIQQSKSSHKKPIQFHIVLGDDETPLTRSSPSHLQDFIRKYSNVPIVLVYSGRPWTKEAGYLATVHSNVYVDVGVFPCMNQDGQEGVIRDLLEFCPTEKIVWSSDGHDLPETYLLARIQSRQAFEKVLVEYVNKKALTIQQAVKVVENIFFNTSNELYALQMKLRSIKTQAIDQSVGSGLDGTSMVNGVNGTNDVYNTNNIGTINKINGTNGTNGINGINGSNGFRSTSHEDVSENSSDLEIFESFMAQHPGIKFLRVQFVDYCSITRLRILPMKHVRNLLCDKKIGVSIGITNSSLNLTPDDHLIASGSPRDSSRLLTAVFSSIRAGPYNGYASAQGELRNYDNSPLNVCPRTNLRNVVNKAKNHGLEFLVGFEIEVIFMKGTLNEDNTHAYAPLPGADSHCWGSSNALSPAVINVMDEIMEKLSDAGIDLEQWHPESATGQFEFVLPACAPLEAADILLQTREIVAAVAKTHGWRATLHPKPLPNKLGTGAHIHLSIPTPEGQKEQIYTHFYAGILKHLRAITAFTYGNPASYDRMLAAGGWAGSTWVAWGTENRETALRKINGSHWEIRCMDGLANVYLALAAIIGAGVEGVISEDKMTWLDCSINPAKLSQADRADYNIEDMLPCNLEEALAALKTDQGMYKILGEAVVVTYIAMKRGELELMNSMKEEQRRNWIIERY, from the exons ATGGAGCGACTTATTTGTGCCATTCGTACCACTCCATTCATTGATGGCCGGGGACGCCCACTCCTTATTCCTTCATCTAAGACCAAACAATCCCTACTAGGCATTACTACTGAGGCCAATGGAGATGCTCATTCGACTTCGGCACACAGTCGAGCTACAAATCAGCTTGCCGATATTCTCGATTGTCCCCCAACATGGAATGATATTTCGATAGCCATTGCAAAAGAAAACGAAAAGCCAGGCTATGTGTGGACAAAGCAGTGTCTGAAAGGAATCGAGACAATCATCCTTGATGATTGCTCAAGTACGGAAAATAATGCGTTCGACTTTCTTTGGCATGACGGCTTAACAGAAA ACAAGTGCAGAAAGATAGTAAGAATCGAAAATCTTGCATCAGACATAGTGGATCGAAACATCAATCTGCTCGCTATCTCTGAAGATACATTCTTTGACTCAGTGGTCGAGGAGCTTCAAAAGGGTATAAACGACGCGCTTTCTGATATCGATGTTGTCGGCTTTATATCAGCCATCTGTTATAGAACAAGACCTGATATCCCTTGGGTCTGTCCTCTCGAAATGGTAAAATTGACTTTGATGCAATGTATCTGGAAGCAAGAGGCCGAGGGTCATGGTCGCTTCAAAGGGTTCGATTGCCAAATTTTGAACTCCTGGATCGTTCACTTGACTGCTGGACTCATCCAACAATCCAAAAGTTCCCACAAGAAGCCAATTCAGTTCCACATTGTTTTGGGCGACGATGAAACGCCTCTTACTCGCTCTTCGCCTTCACATCTACAAGACTTTATTCGCAAGTATTCAAATGTCCCAATCGTTTTAGTTTATTCTGGTCGTCCATGGACAAAGGAAGCAGGATACTTAGCTACCGTACACTCAAATGTgtatgttgatgttggtgtGTTTCCTTGTATGAACCAGGATGGCCAAGAAGGTGTTATTCGCGACCTTCTGGAGTTTTGTCCCACGGAGAAGATTGTGTGGAGCTCAGATGGGCATGATCTTCCAGAAACGTATTTACTAGCACGCATTCAATCTCGCCAGGCCTTTGAGAAA GTACTAGTAGAATATGTCAATAAGAAAGCATTAACTATTCAACAAGCAGTCAAAGTCgttgaaaatatattcttcaacACATCTAATGAGCTTTATGCCCTCCAGATGAAATTGAGGTCGATAAAAACACAGGCTATTGATCAATCTGTTGGTAGTGGATTAGATGGGACTAGTATGGTCAATGGGGTGAACGGTACCAACGACGTCTACAACACAAACAACATCGGCAccattaataaaatcaatggAACCAATGGAACTAATGGGATCAATGGAATCAACGGGAGCAACGGGTTCAGGAGCACCAGCCATGAAGATGTTTCAGAAAATTCATCAGACCttgagatatttgaatcattCATGGCACAGCACCCGGGAATCAAATTTCTGCGTGTACAATTTGTCGACTACTGCTCCATTACTCGATTACGGATTTTACCAATGAAACATGTCCGTAATCTTTTGTGCGATAAAAAGATTGGTGTTTCTATTGGTATCACTAATAGTAGTTTAAATCTCACGCCagacgatcatctgattGCTTCGGGTTCCCCCAGAGATTCGTCTAGGCTTCTAACCGcagtcttctcttctataCGAGCTGGTCCATATAACGGATATGCTTCGGCACAGGGAGAACTTCGCAATTATGATAATTCGCCACTTAATGTATGCCCGCGAACTAATCTTCGGAATGTAGTGAACAAAGCGAAAAATCACGgtcttgaatttcttgttggctttgaaattgaagttatATTCATGAAAGGCACACTTAACGAGGACAATACCCACGCTTATGCTCCTCTTCCCGGTGCGGACTCACATTGTTGGGGGTCTAGTAATGCACTTTCTCCTGCTGTCATAAATGTTATGGATGAGATAATGGAGAAACTTTCTGATGCTGGTATTGATCTCGAACAATGGCATCCAGAATCAGCAACTGGCCAGTTCGAGTTTGTCCTACCTGCATGTGCACCCCTTGAGGCTGCAGATATACTTTTACAGACCCGAGAGATCGTCGCCGCAGTTGCAAAGACTCATGGATGGCGTGCAACATTACACCCCAAACCTCTCCCCAACAAATTGGGCACTGGAGCGCACATTCACCTATCCATACCAACTCCGGAAGGACAGAAGGAACAAATATATACTCATTTCTATGCGGGGATACTGAAACATCTTCGCGCAATTACAGCGTTCACATATGGTAATCCTGCCAGCTATGATCGTATGCTCGCAGCTGGTGGTTGGGCCGGCAGTACATGGGTGGCTTGGGGAACCGAAAATCGAGAAACCGCTCTACGCAAGATCAACGGATCGCACTGGGAGATAAGATGTATGGATGGCCTTGCCAATGTTTACTTGGCTTTAGCAGCTATAATTGGTGCAGGTGTAGAAGGCGTTATTTCAGAAGACAAGATGACATGGCTTGACTGCAGCATTAACCCTGCTAAATTGAGCCAAGCAGACAGAGCTGATTACAACATCGAAGATATGTTGCCATGTAATTTGGAGGAGGCACTTGCCGCTCTCAAAACCGATCAAGGTATGTATAAGATACTTGGTGAGGCTGTGGTAGTCACGTATATTGCGATGAAACGAGGTGAGCTGGAGCTCATGAATAGCATGAAGGAGGAgcagagaagaaattggataATTGAGAGATATTAA
- the Bcphy3 gene encoding Bcphy3 gives MTHRPSPVVVNDSGSIDIIANDQKHEDRSFRIERVFPIRIETDSVTATKPNGSVIEKNQNVSDNTPSTNVPVVGPEIEGAINQRHPKVILAESCQPSSPSQQTFIATSIHHLISDSKPTPNYAINEVVRRCEDEPIQIPGSIQSFGVLLALEEKDDSRFLVRIASENSESILGRQPEDLFKLSCFTQLLSPVYELDFRARIESRKLWHQKEHLKAYPDIFTTMLESAPHIPMYCALHFREDAGLFICEFEAKNDLMTDVPPENWNLPGEQINIIDNQATEEERIISTTKYSEPFRTIQRTKNRLGEMEMFHLGCEVQEQLNSATSIASLLDIVVGLVFDLTGFHRIMAYQFDEDDAGLVRAEYIDERASLDLYRGLKFPSTDIPVQARQLYVLNKIRLLYDRTEKTARLVSSTEQYNPKSLNLSSAYLRAMSPVHIKYLTNMGVRASFSISLIVEGRLWGLISCHDYGLEGKRVSFPMRELCRSLGDCTSNNIEKLIYLSRIQARRHLGKAPPRTSPSQYVAASSRDLLQMFEADFGFLAIKDEARTIGRLYAYNESISLLQYIRKKSHTSVFCTQNISADCTDILFPAHFVLISGFLVIPLSLSGSDFLVFFRKGQLKEVKWAGNPNEKIYKPGTQYLEPRASFKRWSQHVMGTSREWTREQVESAGVLSALYGRFIEVWRQKEAIVQQNRMTRLLIRQAGAEVRNPLNAIIGYLEIALEEVLDDQARLHLEKSLGASRSLIFVVNDLLNLTEAEVEDPEMSHDNVVLAQMMNDVIDDFGDECQKKSLNIRFAESVDIPPMVKCDGVRLRQTITNLLSNTVKHSTAGDVVVGLKNVESDDDKTRVEMFFTDNGSGFTEPELDGIFQDFEKVLDDDDDVDAPPSLDGEKASIGLGLAVAARFVRLNDGKIVINTEPGHGTTVTISIPFRKSKGGHPFAARTPREDAPDPSLSAQSPNSENGIKCDTPERFQVPPPTPLKEPFTTSAAELIESPESIPTPSTCTSHPSPTSSSSHPLSTSLSAKSVTTNSDYQLQYPFPTMKLPPQPEIRNLNVLVAEDNPLNSRLLEERLRKRGHVVTVTINGQACAEAVMATPDGFDIVLMDIQMPILNGFTSTTLIRSFTTNTLPSPRASLYGRLPIIAVSASLEESKRDEYVTRGFDGWILKPIDFQTLEGMLASVEDDGRREKLMYGREGVKWNKGGWLRLRG, from the exons ATGACGCACCGGCCTTCGCCTGTCGTAGTCAATGACTCGGGAAGCATTGACATCATTGCAAATGATCAGAAGCATGAGGATAGATCATTCCGAATTGAGAGAGTGTTCCCTATCCGTATTGAAACAGATTCGG TCACTGCCACAAAGCCTAATGGCTCTGTTATtgagaaaaatcaaaacgtGTCAGACAATACGCCTTCTACAAATGTTCCCGTTGTAGGACCCGAGATTGAAGGGGCCATCAATCAAAGGCACCCGAAAGTAATTTTAGCAGAATCCTGCCAGCCATCATCGCCATCCCAACAGACTTTCATTGCgacttcaattcatcatttgaTTTCTGACAGTAAGCCCACTCCCAATTATGCCATTAACGAGGTTGTTCGTCGATGTGAGGATGAGCCAATTCAGATTCCCGGATCCATTCAAAGCTTCGGAGTATTGTTAGCTCTCGAGGAAAAAGATGACAGTCGGTTCTTGGTTCGAATCGCAAGTGAAAACTCTGAAAGCATTCTTGGCCGCCAGCCTGAAGATCTTTTCAAACTCTCTTGCTTCACCCAACTGCTCAGTCCAGTGTATGAATTGGACTTTAGGGCTCGAATTGAGTCCAGAAAGCTCTGGCATCAAAAAGAACATCTTAAAGCATATCCAGATATTTTTACCACGATGCTGGAGTCAGCTCCCCATATCCCTATGTACTGCGCTTTACATTTTCGTGAGGATGCTGGCTTGTTTATATGCGAGTTTGAAGCGaagaatgatttgatgacTGACGTTCCTCCGGAGAATTGGAATCTGCCTGGAGAACAGatcaatattattgataatcaAGCGACGGAGGAGGAGCGAATCATATCGACTACAAAATATAGTGAGCCGTTTCGCACGATACAAAGGACCAAGAACAGGCTCGGCgagatggaaatgtttcACCTCGGCTGTGAGGTTCAGGAGCAGCTAAATTCAGCCACTTCCATAGCATCTCTACTCGACATCGTTGTTGGTCTCGTCTTTGATTTGACTGGATTTCACAGGATTATGGCTTATCAGTTTGATGAAGACGACGCAGGGTTGGTTAGAGCAGAGTACATTGATGAGAGAGCGTCGTTGGACCTCTACCGTGGCCTCAAGTTTCCGAGCACTGACATCCCAGTTCAGGCTCGGCAGCTTTATGTGCTCAACAAAATAAGATTACTCTATGATCGAACGGAAAAGACAGCCAGACTTGTGTCTTCAACCGAGCAATACAATCCTAAAAGTCTCAACCTCTCATCGGCATATTTAAGAGCCATGTCACCCGTTCACATCAAATATCTGACAAACATGGGTGTGAGGGCTTcgttctccatctccttgATTGTAGAGGGCCGACTATGGGGCTTGATCTCTTGTCATGATTATGGCTTAGAAGGCAAGAGAGTTTCATTTCCAATGAGGGAGCTCTGCCGAAGTCTAGGTGATTGCACAAGCAACAACATTGAGAAATTAATCTACCTATCTCGGATACAAGCACGGCGGCATCTCGGAAAAGCACCTCCTAGAACTTCGCCATCGCAATATGTTGCTGCTTCATCCAGAGATCTATTGCAGATGTTTGAAGCAGATTTCGGGTTCTTGGCCATCAAAGATGAGGCAAGAACAATTGGGCGCTTGTATGCCTACAATGAAAGTATTTCTCTACTCCAATATATCCGCAAGAAATCGCATACATCTGTCTTCTGTACTCAAAATATTTCCGCCGACTGCACAGATATTCTATTTCCTGCGCACTTTGTTTTAATTTCGGGATTTCTTGTGATTCCATTGTCTCTGTCAGGGTCAGACTTTCTGGTGTTTTTTCGTAAGGGACAGCTAAAAGAGGTCAAGTGGGCCGGAAATCCAAATGAGAAGATATATAAGCCTGGCACACAATATCTTGAGCCAAGGGCAAGTTTCAAGAGATGGAGCCAGCATGTCATGGGTACTAGTCGAGAATGGACACGAGAACAAG TTGAGTCCGCAGGAGTTTTGAGTGCATTATATGGAAGGTTCATTGAAGTCTGGAGGCAAAAAGAGGCTATCGTACAACAAAACCGAATGACACGATTATTAATTCGGCAAGCTGGAGCTGAGG TTCGAAATCCCTTGAATGCTATAATTGGTTATCTCGAAATCGCACTTGAAGAGGTTCTCGACGACCAAGCCCGTCTTCACCTGGAGAAGTCTTTAGGTGCATCGAGGTCCCTTATCTTTGTTGTGAATGACCTTCTCAATTTGACAGAAGCAGAAGTAGAAGACCCTGAAATGTCCCATGATAATGTTGTCTTGGCTCAAATGATGAACGATGTCATCGACGATTTCGGTGATGAATGTCAAAAGAAGAGTCTAAATATCAGATTTGCCGAAAGTGTAGACATTCCTCCAATGGTAAAATGTGATGGCGTGCGTTTGAGACAGACAATCACGAATCTACTATCAAACACTGTGAAACATTCAACTGCTGGCGATGTGGTTGTTGGATTGAAAAACGTTGAGTCTGATGATGACAAGACTCGAGTCGAGATGTTCTTCACTGACAACGGTTCTGGATTCACCGA ACCTGAACTCGACGGCATATTCCAAGACTTCGAGAAAGTGCTcgacgatgacgacgatgtAGATGCTCCACCAAGTCTCGACGGAGAAAAGGCATCCATCGGTCTCGGTCTCGCCGTCGCAGCACGATTTGTCAGACTCAACGATGGCAAAATAGTAATCAACACCGAGCCCGGACACGGAACCACCGTCACTATCTCTATCCCGTTCCGAAAATCCAAAGGTGGACACCCCTTCGCTGCCAGGACTCCCCGCGAAGACGCTCCTGATCCATCTCTCAGTGCCCAGAGTCCCAACTCCGAAAATGGTATAAAATGCGATACCCCTGAAAGATTCCAGGTTCCTCCTCCCACGCCCCTCAAAGAACCCTTCACCACCTCCGCAGCCGAACTCATCGAATCCCCCGAATCAATACCCACACCCAGCACCTGCACATCACACCCCTCTcccacttcttcttcctctcaccCCCTCTCCACATCCCTCTCCGCCAAATCCGTAACCACCAACTCCGACTACCAACTCCAATACCCCTTCCCCACCATGAAACTCCCTCCCCAACCCGAAATCCGCAATCTCAATGTCCTCGTCGCGGAAGATAATCCACTCAATAGTCGATTATTGGAAGAGCGTCTGAGGAAAAGAGGTCATGTGGTTACGGTGACGATTAATGGTCAGGCATGTGCGGAGGCGGTGATGGCTACTCCTGATGGTTTCGATATCGTGTTGATGGATATACAG ATGCCCATCCTCAACGGTTTCACCTCCACAACCCTAATCCGCAGCTTCACCACCAACAcactcccctccccccgCGCATCCCTCTACGGTCGACTCCCCATAATCGCGGTATCAGCCTCCCTCGAAGAATCAAAAAGAGACGAGTACGTAACTCGTGGTTTCGACGGATGGATCCTCAAACCGATTGATTTTCAGACGTTGGAGGGGATGCTCGCGAGTGTAGAGGATGAcgggaggagagagaaattgATGTATGGGAGGGAGGGCGTGAAGTGGAATAAAGGGGGgtggttgagattgaggggaTGA
- the Bcgpi17 gene encoding Bcgpi17, which translates to MSLSTNEPASSGPTETTVEDVKIFNDKPPENAVAAVKKRKEPPPEKPENARMRIQVLISFWAIILLLGVPIWWRTTTIYRAPLPLDQMTDWAEGRACRPVFPLTISIEAESLQENEAQNLLRTTQHALDDLNDFSAHHLRLQLSPPNNASATTNGFSYGGMGEEVALTIRLLPGAASQANLQAYAPILDIHYPPNQIPSSSSSSSSLATYIANTLRGVFAEEQAMIAYLLSTSSAPPERSPKALAPEVADTLAKWTTRSLKYSGTYHLTFSLFTPTATPSSWDIEAALEEHMKPLLESFTSISNFTIDTQVQLYATPGVSGNVLRKEDLSGFINAAEWPLSPSIGGAPTINFILYAGDMEVEGGGKSWLIPQWGGVVIQSDISDLRPAMLTFSTQLMSLMGAPETGSLPLRLMTLVRVRSAGLLLKASGTLGSLARLSKALPSISIPESVQDGVYTTIEHLRKACDGLGGNVGLVHARIAEEAAEKAFFEKSMVGQVYFPDEHKVAVYMPLLGPVGVPLVMNVLKEIKAWRKRSRMAS; encoded by the exons ATGTCATTATCAACAAATGAACCTGCATCCTCAGGTCCGACAGAAACTACAGTTGAAGATGTGAAAATCTTTAATGATAAGCCACCCGAAAACGCGGTGGCAGCagtaaagaaaagaaaggaaccACCTCCTGAGAAGCCCGAGAATGCTCGCATGCGAATCCAGGTTCTGATTTCATTCTGGGCTATCATATTATTACTTGGTGTGCCAATATGGTGGAGAACGACGACAATTTATAGAGCGCCTTTGCCTTTAGATCAAATGACCGATTGGGCCGAAGGAAGA GCATGCCGTCCAGTATTTCCACTCACAATTTCAATAGAAGCCGAATCATtacaagaaaatgaagctCAGAATCTTCTACGAACTACACAACATGCTTTGGATGATTTAAACGATTTCTCCGCACATCATTTACGATTACAACTTTCCCCGCCCAACAATGCTTCCGCGACTACGAATGGGTTTTCATATGGGGGCATGGGAGAGGAGGTTGCTTTGACTATTAGACTTTTGCCTGGAGCAGCATCGCAAGCGAATTTACAAGCATATGCGCCCATTTTAGATATACACTATCCTCCAAATCAGATCCCTTCGAgctcgtcatcatcatcatcgttaGCCACGTACATTGCGAATACCTTGAGGGGCGTGTTTGCCGAAGAACAAGCTATGATCGCATACCTACTTTCTACCAGTTCCGCCCCACCAGAGAGAAGTCCAAAAGCGTTGGCGCCAGAAGTGGCAGATACTCTAGCCAAATGGACAACGCGTTCATTAAAATACTCTGGAACTTATCACTTaaccttctccctctttacTCCAACGGCCACCCCCTCATCTTGGGATATCGAAGCTGCGCTAGAAGAACACATGAAACCATTACTCGAAAGCTTCACTTCAATCAGCAATTTCACAATCGATACCCAAGTCCAACTATACGCCACCCCTGGTGTTAGCGGAAATGTCCTACGAAAAGAAGATCTGAGTGGCTTCATCAATGCCGCCGAATGGCCTCTAAGTCCCAGTATTGGCGGCGCTCCAACAATTAATTTCATTCTCTATGCAGGCGATATGGAAGTCGAAGGGGGTGGAAAGAGCTGGTTGATCCCTCAATGGGGTGGCGTAGTAATTCAATCCGACATCTCAGATCTACGCCCCGCAATGCTTACTTTTTCCACTCAACTAATGTCCCTAATGGGGGCCCCCGAAACCGGATCTCTTCCTCTACGCTTAATGACACTAGTGCGCGTGCGTAGCGCAGGTCTTCTTCTGAAAGCAAGCGGGACACTAGGAAGTTTAGCGCGATTAAGTAAAGCGCTCCCCTCGATTAGTATACCGGAATCCGTGCAAGATGGCGTCTATACAACTATCGAACATTTGAGAAAAGCATGTGATGGTTTAGGAGGTAATGTCGGATTAGTTCATGCACGTATTGCGGAAGAGGCGGCAGAAAAGGCATTTTTCGAAAAGAGTATGGTGGGCCAAGTGTATTTTCCGGATGAACATAAAGTAGCGGTTTACATGCCATTGTTGGGACCTGTGGGTGTACCGCTAGTCATGAATGTGTTGAAGGAAATTAAAGcatggagaaagaggagTAGAATGGCTAGCTAA